In the genome of Pelagibacterium nitratireducens, one region contains:
- a CDS encoding TetR family transcriptional regulator — MSTTEDTKRPGRRQQDPEGTRRNIIEVASNEFALNGLAGARIDEIAEKTRASKRMIYYYFGDKEGLYVSALENAYRVVREGEAELDIESLPPLEGLRRLVGFTFDHHSEHEDFIRMVMIENIHSGRYMERSPALRAVNEAAIARIGSIYTKGVADGVFRDGLDPLEIHWQISALCFFNVSNRATFSHLFGRDMGSAQNQATLRQNAIDMVFRYLAKPEYI; from the coding sequence GCACTACCGAGGATACGAAACGGCCCGGCCGACGTCAGCAGGACCCCGAGGGCACCCGGCGCAACATCATAGAGGTCGCCTCGAACGAATTTGCTCTCAATGGGTTGGCCGGGGCACGTATTGACGAGATTGCCGAAAAGACCCGCGCCAGCAAGCGCATGATCTATTATTATTTCGGCGACAAGGAGGGCCTTTACGTCAGCGCTCTCGAAAACGCCTATCGCGTGGTGCGCGAAGGGGAGGCCGAGCTTGATATCGAAAGCCTGCCGCCGCTCGAGGGATTGCGCCGTCTCGTGGGCTTTACATTCGATCATCATTCCGAGCATGAGGATTTCATCCGCATGGTGATGATCGAAAACATTCATTCGGGGCGTTATATGGAACGCTCACCGGCGCTGCGCGCCGTCAACGAGGCCGCTATCGCGCGGATCGGATCGATCTACACCAAGGGCGTCGCGGATGGCGTTTTCCGGGACGGGCTGGACCCTCTGGAAATCCACTGGCAGATCAGCGCGCTGTGCTTTTTCAACGTATCGAACCGGGCGACCTTTTCCCACCTGTTCGGCCGCGACATGGGTTCGGCGCAAAATCAGGCAACGCTGCGCCAGAACGCCATCGACATGGTTTTTCGGTATCTGGCCAAGCCCGAATATATCTAG
- a CDS encoding bifunctional sugar phosphate isomerase/epimerase/4-hydroxyphenylpyruvate dioxygenase family protein: MKTSIATVSISGDLREKLAAIAGAGFDGIEIFENDFLAFDGGPREVGRMVRDHGLEISLFQPFRDFEGLPEPERSRAFDRAERKFDVMEELGTDLVLICSNVSPAALGGIDRAAADLRELGERAKRRGLRIGYEALAWGRHVNDHRDAWEIVRRADHANVGLIVDSFHTIVRKIDPQTIRSIPGDKIFFVQLADAPLIDMDLLYWSRHFRTMPGQGDLDVTGFAAAVAASGYDGMWSLEIFNDQFRGGTPGTIAADGHRSLIALMDAVRRAEPAVKTDLAPMPAPIAVEGVEFIEFAANETEAEDLKTMLASMGFAHAGRHIAKHVDLYRNGGVNIVINTEREGFAHSAYLMHGTCVCDIGLKVEDAQATVARARALGAEPFEQPVGPGELKIPAIRGVGGGLMHFVDDKTELAKVWETEFTPVTDQGTPDMGVTHVDHVGQTMNYEELLTWLLFYTTLFDTRKTPMLDVVDPAGLVRSQVIENEKGTIRFTLNGADQRSTLAGHFISESFGSSVQHIAFASSDIFRTAEALRATGFKFLGISANYFADLQARFGLADEFVARLKAGNILYDRDGDGEYFQLYSSLYGDGFFFEIVERRGGYNGYGAPNAQFRIAAQKRSLRDRKIPAR, translated from the coding sequence ATGAAGACCTCAATCGCGACGGTATCGATCAGCGGCGATCTGCGCGAAAAGCTTGCCGCGATTGCCGGGGCCGGGTTTGACGGGATCGAGATTTTCGAAAACGACTTTCTGGCGTTTGACGGTGGCCCGCGCGAAGTTGGGCGCATGGTGCGCGATCATGGGCTCGAAATATCGCTGTTCCAGCCATTCCGCGATTTCGAGGGCCTGCCCGAGCCCGAACGCAGCCGGGCGTTCGATCGGGCTGAACGCAAGTTCGATGTGATGGAAGAGCTGGGCACGGATCTGGTGCTGATCTGCTCGAACGTCTCGCCTGCCGCGCTGGGCGGCATCGATCGCGCCGCAGCCGACCTGCGCGAATTGGGCGAGCGTGCGAAAAGGCGCGGCTTGCGGATTGGCTATGAGGCGCTGGCCTGGGGGCGGCATGTCAACGACCACCGCGATGCATGGGAGATCGTACGGCGTGCCGATCACGCCAATGTCGGCCTGATTGTCGACAGCTTTCACACCATTGTGCGCAAGATCGACCCGCAAACCATACGCTCGATACCGGGCGACAAGATATTCTTCGTGCAACTGGCCGATGCGCCATTGATCGATATGGACCTGCTCTATTGGAGCCGGCATTTCCGCACCATGCCCGGACAGGGCGATCTCGATGTCACCGGCTTTGCCGCAGCCGTCGCGGCCAGCGGCTATGACGGGATGTGGTCGCTGGAGATTTTCAACGACCAGTTCCGTGGCGGCACGCCCGGCACCATCGCGGCTGACGGGCATCGCTCGCTGATCGCGCTGATGGATGCAGTGCGGCGCGCCGAGCCGGCCGTCAAGACCGATCTGGCACCCATGCCCGCACCGATTGCCGTCGAGGGGGTCGAATTCATCGAATTTGCCGCCAACGAGACCGAGGCGGAAGATCTGAAGACGATGCTGGCGTCGATGGGGTTTGCCCATGCGGGACGCCACATCGCCAAGCATGTCGATCTCTACCGCAATGGCGGGGTCAATATCGTCATCAACACCGAGCGCGAGGGCTTTGCCCATTCCGCCTATCTGATGCACGGTACCTGCGTGTGCGATATCGGGCTCAAGGTCGAGGATGCGCAGGCGACGGTGGCGCGCGCCAGAGCGCTTGGGGCCGAACCGTTCGAGCAGCCGGTTGGGCCGGGCGAGCTCAAGATTCCGGCCATTCGCGGTGTGGGCGGCGGGCTGATGCATTTCGTGGACGACAAGACCGAACTGGCCAAAGTCTGGGAGACAGAATTCACCCCGGTGACCGACCAGGGCACACCCGATATGGGCGTTACCCATGTCGACCATGTCGGCCAGACCATGAATTACGAGGAACTTCTGACCTGGCTGTTGTTCTACACGACCCTGTTTGACACGCGCAAAACCCCAATGCTCGACGTGGTCGATCCGGCGGGGCTGGTGCGGTCGCAGGTGATCGAGAACGAGAAAGGCACCATAAGGTTTACCCTGAACGGCGCCGATCAGCGCTCGACGCTGGCGGGACATTTCATTTCGGAAAGTTTCGGATCGTCGGTCCAGCACATCGCCTTTGCGTCGTCGGACATTTTCAGGACCGCCGAGGCGCTCAGGGCCACCGGGTTCAAGTTCCTTGGGATTTCTGCCAACTACTTTGCCGATCTGCAGGCCCGGTTCGGGCTGGCGGATGAATTCGTCGCTCGACTCAAGGCCGGCAACATCCTTTACGACCGCGACGGAGACGGGGAGTATTTCCAGCTCTACTCCTCGCTATACGGCGATGGGTTCTTCTTTGAAATCGTCGAGCGCCGCGGCGGATACAACGGCTATGGCGCGCCCAATGCCCAGTTCAGAATTGCCGCCCAGAAGCGGAGCCTGAGGGACAGAAAAATTCCCGCACGCTAG